In the genome of Aequorivita sp. H23M31, the window TCCCAAAGTCCGTGGATGCTCCGGCTCGCACAGAATAAAGATAAAGACCCGTGGACCACTCTTGAGCATTAAGGTCAATAGAGATACTATTCTTATTTTGTAAATTTTCTTGGAAAATCATCCTTCCCATTAAGTCTGTAATTGTTAAAATACCCTCGATCGGCTGGGCAAATTGAAAGGATATTAAATCAGTTGCGGGGTTGGGATAAACTACGGTATGTAAGGATATTTGCATATCACCAACTGCCATAACATCGGCAGGTACTGGTACCTTATAAACACCGCCCACTCCTTCAATAGCGGAATAGACTCCAGCAAACATTGTATCTCCGGAAAAAACAAAATTCATAGGAACTCCGTAGAGATTAACTTCGGGAATAGGTGAAAATGCGGGAAAATCCTCTCTGTATTCATTCCATGTTTGTCCATCATCGACACTATAGAACACTGCTTCATTTACGTGTCCCATAAAAAACGCTCCTCTATAATATTCCAAAGTTCGGACACTTGTAGAGACACCTGACGGAAGCGGCATTACATCCCAATCTAGAAGGTTGGTTGTATATCTAATGCCAGCGGGTATTCCCGAAGCATTATAGACCACGTAGAGTACATCGTCCACAATTAAAGATTCGCTACCATACCAAGTATCGTCCACCATGGTCCATAGATCCTCAATTTCATCGTACTCCCAAATTCCAAAGGCTCCAATGTTATAGAGATTTCCGTTAAAACTAACAAGATTATAGGTCCACTGTCCGCCGTTCTCCGGATCGATAGGATCAAGAAGAGAATTGCGATCCGTAAGGATCCAGGACGCACCTTGGTCAGTCGAATATACTACTCCATAAGCAAAAAGTGAGGCGTAGATCCTATCATTGTGTTTTGTCATGGCGTAAATAGCGTCATCTGGTAAAGAGTCCGGAAACAAGGTGCCAAAACTTGAAGTATTCCAAGTAGCACCATTATCGTGGGAAATGGCAACATTCCCTGCTACCCCGCCCATATAAACACTTTCTTGGTCAACCAAATGGGCTGTATATGAATAATTTTCTGCTTGGGTATCTTCCCAAGACACCCCTTCATCTACAGAGATAAAAATTCCTCCCATATCAGGGTAGACATCATTTGCCGAAAGGAGGTTGCCGTTTGCAGTTTGACACAATATCCAAGTGGATTGGTTAAATCCAGTTGGCTGCCATTGGGCCGATAAGGTAAAAGCACTTAATAAAAAGATAAATACGGGGATAAGTAAAGATTTGTTCATTTTAAATAATTTTGGGTTAAATTCTCAATTCCACGAATTTACTTATTCTTTGAAATATGACCTGACTATAGCCAGTTAAAATAATTCTCACCCAATTGGATAAGAATAGAGTTTAAAATATATCTTCCTTTTAGACCCCAGCTGTATTAAAAAGCCTTCATTATATTATTCTTTGGAAATAA includes:
- a CDS encoding T9SS type A sorting domain-containing protein; the protein is MNKSLLIPVFIFLLSAFTLSAQWQPTGFNQSTWILCQTANGNLLSANDVYPDMGGIFISVDEGVSWEDTQAENYSYTAHLVDQESVYMGGVAGNVAISHDNGATWNTSSFGTLFPDSLPDDAIYAMTKHNDRIYASLFAYGVVYSTDQGASWILTDRNSLLDPIDPENGGQWTYNLVSFNGNLYNIGAFGIWEYDEIEDLWTMVDDTWYGSESLIVDDVLYVVYNASGIPAGIRYTTNLLDWDVMPLPSGVSTSVRTLEYYRGAFFMGHVNEAVFYSVDDGQTWNEYREDFPAFSPIPEVNLYGVPMNFVFSGDTMFAGVYSAIEGVGGVYKVPVPADVMAVGDMQISLHTVVYPNPATDLISFQFAQPIEGILTITDLMGRMIFQENLQNKNSISIDLNAQEWSTGLYLYSVRAGASTDFGKFIIR